The following coding sequences lie in one Deltaproteobacteria bacterium genomic window:
- a CDS encoding plasmid pRiA4b ORF-3 family protein: protein MGRPMPAPNGRNLGTTRVYRLTITLERIRPAIWRRFEVPSTITLAKLHRVLQRVMGWRDTHLHHFFVDARGVGVRDPESGDEVEDEKKLTLAEVAPAVGTQLAYVYDFSDYWRHEVLVVAIDPPGETRSPICLAGERACPPEDCGGRRGYEAFLTAIQDPSHAEHEETLAWAGGGFDPEAFDVQAVNRSLKAMR from the coding sequence TTGGGCAGGCCGATGCCAGCGCCTAATGGCAGGAACCTGGGCACGACTCGGGTCTACCGCCTGACGATCACGCTCGAACGAATCCGGCCGGCGATCTGGAGGCGATTCGAGGTACCGAGTACCATCACGCTCGCCAAATTGCACCGCGTCCTCCAGCGCGTGATGGGCTGGCGTGATACGCACCTGCACCACTTCTTCGTGGATGCCCGGGGAGTCGGCGTGCGCGATCCCGAGTCCGGCGATGAGGTGGAGGACGAGAAGAAGCTGACACTGGCGGAGGTGGCGCCGGCAGTGGGCACCCAATTGGCGTATGTGTACGACTTCAGCGATTACTGGCGGCACGAGGTACTGGTGGTGGCGATTGATCCGCCGGGCGAGACGCGGTCCCCGATCTGTCTCGCCGGGGAGCGCGCATGTCCGCCGGAGGACTGCGGCGGCCGGCGCGGCTACGAGGCGTTCCTCACGGCGATTCAAGACCCCAGCCACGCGGAGCACGAGGAGACGCTGGCCTGGGCGGGCGGCGGCTTTGACCCCGAGGCATTCGACGTACAGGCGGTCAACCGGTCACTCAAGGCGATGCGCTGA
- a CDS encoding DUF3303 domain-containing protein, which produces MQYMVIEHFRNGDPLPVYRRLRDEGRLVPQGLGYVASWVTEDFRRCFQIMECEDRALLTQWTARWEDLIEFEVFPVVTSAEAAATVAPRL; this is translated from the coding sequence ATGCAGTACATGGTCATCGAGCACTTCCGCAACGGCGATCCGCTGCCGGTGTACCGGCGCCTTCGCGACGAGGGCAGACTCGTGCCTCAGGGGCTTGGATACGTGGCGAGTTGGGTCACGGAGGACTTCCGGCGCTGCTTCCAGATCATGGAGTGCGAGGACCGAGCGCTCCTGACGCAGTGGACGGCGCGCTGGGAGGACTTGATCGAGTTCGAGGTCTTTCCCGTGGTCACGTCGGCGGAAGCGGCGGCCACCGTCGCGCCTCGACTCTGA
- a CDS encoding DUF420 domain-containing protein gives MTEPTPLAPSAPEAAAATERLAAWVIGALSTIVIGGVALVIYAPHGGHAAGSSWLPEINASLNATATILLSTGYVLIRRRRVAAHRTCMIAAFAASSLFLITYLMHHARVGSVPFHGAAWLRPVYFGLLVPHIVLAALVVPLALMTIYRAWCGRFDRHRRLARVTLPIWLYVSVSGVLVYVLLYHSGH, from the coding sequence ATGACGGAACCCACCCCTCTCGCGCCGAGCGCGCCTGAAGCGGCGGCCGCGACCGAGCGGCTCGCCGCCTGGGTCATCGGCGCGCTCAGCACCATCGTCATCGGGGGCGTTGCCCTCGTCATCTACGCGCCGCACGGTGGGCACGCTGCTGGGTCGTCGTGGCTTCCCGAGATCAACGCCTCGCTCAACGCCACGGCGACGATCCTCCTCAGCACCGGGTACGTGCTCATCCGACGCCGCCGCGTTGCCGCCCACCGAACGTGCATGATCGCGGCCTTCGCCGCCTCCTCCCTCTTCCTCATCACCTACTTGATGCACCACGCCCGCGTGGGCTCGGTCCCCTTCCACGGTGCGGCGTGGCTGCGCCCCGTCTACTTCGGGCTGCTCGTTCCCCATATCGTGCTGGCGGCTCTCGTGGTGCCGCTGGCGCTGATGACGATCTACCGTGCGTGGTGCGGCCGCTTCGACCGCCACCGGCGGCTCGCGCGTGTGACGCTGCCCATCTGGCTCTACGTCTCGGTCAGCGGCGTCCTCGTGTACGTCCTCCTCTACCATTCCGGTCATTGA